A genomic window from Prunus persica cultivar Lovell chromosome G2, Prunus_persica_NCBIv2, whole genome shotgun sequence includes:
- the LOC18785214 gene encoding 60S ribosomal protein L31 gives MAEKGGKGRKEEVVTREYTINLHKRLHGCTFKKKAPNAIKEIRKFAEKAMGTTDVRVDVKLNKHIWSRGIRSVPRRIRVRIARKRNDEEDAKEELYSLVTVTEVPPEGFTGLGTKVIDEED, from the exons ATGGCGGAGAAGGgcggaaaaggaagaaaggaagaggtGGTTACCAGGGAGTACACCATCAACCTCCACAAACGCTTGCATGGATG CACATTTAAAAAGAAGGCTCCAAATGCGATAAAGGAAATCAGGAAGTTTGCTGAAAAGGCTATGGGTACTACAGATGTTAGAGTGGATGTTAAGCTCAACAAGCACATTTGGAGCCGTGGGATTCGAAGTGTGCCTAGAAGGATACGCGTCCGCATTGCACGGAAGagaaatgatgaagaagatgccAAGGAGGAGTTATACTCACTAGTCACTGTTACAGAGGTCCCTCCAGAGGGATTTACTGGTTTGGGCACCAAGGTGATCGACGAAGAAGACTGA
- the LOC18785097 gene encoding sm-like protein LSM7 — MSGRKETVLDLAKFVDKGVQVKLTGGRQVTGTLKGYDQLLNLVLDEAVEFLRDSDDPLKTTDQTRRLGLIVCRGTAVMLVSPTDGTDEIANPFSQPDGA, encoded by the exons ATG TCAGGGAGGAAAGAAACAGTCTTGGACCTGGCCAAGTTTGTGGACAAAGGTGTCCAAGTCAAGCTCACTGGTGGTAGACAAG TAACAGGGACTCTAAAAGGATATGACCAGTTGTTAAACCTTGTCCTAGACGAAGCAGTAGAGTTTCTAAGAG ATTCTGATGATCCATTGAAGACTACGGACCAGACCAGGCGCCTTGGCCTAATA GTTTGTAGGGGAACTGCTGTAATGCTTGTGTCGCCAACAGATGGTACAGATGAGATTGCGAACCCTTTTAGCCAGCCTGATGGGGCCTAA
- the LOC18785082 gene encoding zinc finger A20 and AN1 domain-containing stress-associated protein 5: MKKMAQRAEKEETEFKVPETLTHCVNNCGVTGNPSTNNMCQKCFNASSATTTATSSSAVTLKFSGEKSPRSSSFSFEAPAEITRRTTASEIARSDESANRRVVNRCSGCRRKVGLTGFRCRCGELFCSEHRYSDRHVCSYDYKAAGREAIARENPVVKAAKIVRV; this comes from the coding sequence atgaaaaaaatggcTCAGAGAGCGGAGAAGGAAGAGACGGAGTTCAAGGTCCCCGAAACTCTAACGCACTGCGTCAACAACTGCGGCGTCACAGGCAATCCCTCCACCAACAACATGTGCCAGAAGTGCTTCAACGCCTCCTCAGCCACCACCACAGCAACCTCATCTTCGGCTGTGACCTTGAAGTTTTCCGGCGAGAAAAGTCCGAGATCTAGCTCCTTTAGCTTCGAGGCTCCGGCCGAGATCACCCGCAGAACGACGGCGTCCGAGATCGCGAGATCGGATGAATCGGCGAATCGGCGAGTTGTAAACCGTTGCTCCGGATGCCGGAGAAAGGTCGGGTTGACCGGGTTCCGGTGCCGGTGCGGCGAACTCTTCTGCTCCGAGCACCGGTACTCCGACCGCCACGTGTGCAGCTACGACTACAAGGCCGCGGGTCGCGAGGCCATCGCGAGAGAAAACCCCGTGGTCAAGGCCGCGAAGATCGTCCGGGTTTGA